catttttagttCCTAATGTAAGTATGAAACGAAAGAAATTGTCAAGCTTAAACTTATCAATCTGTATTTTAAGTGTTTTGTATTTATCTTGTTTTCCCTGCATATGCTTGGTTCTCCAAGTAAGCTGTCTGTGACCGAGATGTTTGTTACAttcttgttgtttttatttgaaataaagtaTGATTTTATACAATGGGATAAagtcatttaattataatctagtattttaattaatatagtattttaattaataaaagtatACATTTCCAAATTAATTTAGGAATAGATTTAATCTGAGTGATATAATAAAACTGCACTGTAGTTGTCGGTTTTCATGTTGACATGTGGTCCGAAAAAGCTCAAATACGCTGTTCATTGGTCGTTTGTCAACAATACGCTAATGATGAGGATGACGTGCCACATACAACAGACAGCATGCAGCAGCAGGGAGGGGGAGAGAGAGAAATCGACTTTCTTTTTTATCAATCACTGTTTTTTATTCATACGTTCGCCAAAGAGGGCGGCAAACACAAATTTAATTCCATCAGAGAGtgggatttttaaaaattacggTAAagtacctttttattttttgtacacGCGCGCACCACCACCACCAACCAAGAGAGGTCGCTAAACACAAATTATATTTCATCAGGGGCCGGTGAATtgcactaggcctaggctaggcctacagacTATTTTatcagtgtaggcctaggcctattggAATCTTCTTTTTTGTAAagaattaaacattatttaaaatattatgataCTAGGGAGTGTGTCTGGCATTAGTAATAGCTAGCAATTGCTTAAAAGTAGGGATATTATGCCTTTGAAGCCAGGCCAGTGGAGATATCCATCCAAACCTGGATTTGTTTGGAAGTTCGGCACGGCGGCGACTCATTTTGGAGTTGCTACCCTTTGCAAAGTCTGGTTAAGTACGTAGCCTAGGCTCCTAGCCTAGAGTATTTATTTGCCTTATTTGGGAAGTAATATTACACTGCCTTCACTTAGGCCTATCTAGGCTTAATATCatatgcattgtttttaaatgttaataattaattatgaatttataataaacttttaattcaaaacatttttttttaaatttcagattGGTTGAACACATTAAAAACTGTAAATCTGACTGCTCTCAATAAAGCGATCAAACATCGGCCACATGACATTCCGCTGATTACAGTTTCCAATCACACCTCGTGCCTAGATGATCCTCTTCTATGGGGTAAATATATCGCTTTtatttcataacatttatttacaaattctGACAAAAAAAAGGATAAGAAAATACAATGCAAGAAGTTAATGATAAAATGTCATGATGAAGAAATACATCTTGTGATGGGCGaacattaaaaaagaaaaaaatatggtTCCACCAaactttttttgtgtgtgttacttaggcctatatctaaTATCTAATTATGTttagttattgtttttttttaggttgtaTGGATTATAAAGATTTGAGGAACCGAAAGAAGACGAGATGGTATGTGAACAAAAATGTACTACTATAAATACCAACCAAATAGTCAATGATAACTTTAGGGCCAGGGGTCatataatctatataaaaataaatgatttacatgatatatttgttttgtttaaaggGGGCTTCCAGCTAATGAATTGTGCTTTGAGACAACTAGGCACACATATTTCTTCCACATGGGCAAAGGCCTACCTACAATAAGAGGTAAGTAATTAACATTTAGTTTTGTGGTGTAATATTTAAGTATTCTACCTACTTACTTACTAATTACCCTTCATCATTCATATATTTCCATAACACAAGACAACTTACCCCCTCCCCCTGTCTTCACTACACTACCCCTACTGAGTTACCACCTAAACTTTTTATCTACCTCTCATATCTACCCCTACCTCTCATATCTACCCCTACCTCATATATTACCCCTATCTCTGATATCTACCCCTACCTCTCATATCTACCCCTACCTCATATATTACCCCTATCTCTGATATCTACCCCTACCTCTCATATCTATCCCTACCTCTCATATCTACCCCTACCTCTCATATCTACCCCTACCTCATATATTACCCCTATCTCTGATATCTACCCCTACCTCTCATATCTATCCCTACCTCTCATATCTACCCCTACCTCTCATATCTACCCCTACCTCATATATTACCCCTATCTCTGATATCTACCCCTACCTCTCATATCTATCCCTACCTCTCATATCTACCCCTACCTCTCATATCTACCCCTACCTCATATATTACCCCTATCTCTGATATCTACCCCTACCTCTCATATCTATCCCTACCTCTCATATCTACCCCTACCTCTCATATCTACCCCTACCTCATATATTACCCCTATCTCTGATATCTACCCCTACCTCTCATATCTATCCCTACCTCTCATATCTACCCCTACCTCTCATATCTACCCCTACCTCATATATTACCCCTATCTCTGATATCTACCCCTACCTCTCATATCTACCCCTACCTCTTATATCTACCCCTACCTCTCATATCTACCCCTACCTCTCATATCCACCCCTACCTCTCATATCTACTCCTACCTCTCATATCTACCCCTACCTCTCATATCTACTCCTACCTCTCCTATCCACCCCTACCTCTCCTATCCACCCCTACATCTCATATCCACCCCTACCTCTCATATTTACCCCTACCTCTTATATCCACCCCTACCTCTCACATCTACCCCTACCTCTCATATCTACCCCTACTTCATGAgtacacatttatttttactcAGGTGATGGGGTGTACCAGAAGGCCCTTGATTTCGGAATAGAAAGGCTCAACTGTGGCGAGTGGCTTCATTTCTTTGCTGAAGGTAATACTAGTGGTAGAATAGACATATCAGCTGATTGCATCAGTagacattttctttttatgtaaattattttacttatgcTCTTCTTGGGCTGGGAGATTTCTTTTCCACTACACGTAATCCTTGGCTACAGGCTTGGCTTCCTTACAGGATATCCATGCTAACACTATTCTCACTATAAacctctgtttacactatcaaactagtatgacaaaaaaagtgtgatgtgcctaaatatggtagccatatgcccaaatatggtaatgatatgcaaCTATACTCTAAGTAATTCTCATGTGGGACTTGAACCTACGACTTCCAGATCACCTCTAgttgtttttttctaattttttttttcaggaaaagTTAACATGACAAGAGAGTTCATAAGGTTAAAATGGGGTAAgtctttattaaattttttgCAACATATCAGTCTACAAATATCTTGATTCCTCTAGCCTTGGCTATCAGCTTTCACCAACCCTATCACTGAAATGTTACTCCAGGCTTACGCGAGCGAGTCAGAAGAGGCTACAAATACTAATTAACATTTCTTTTATAGGAGTTGGTAGGGCTATAATGGAGTGCAATAAAGCACCAATAGTGCTTCCATTTTGGCATCAGGGAATGGAGAACATATTACCAAACAGAGCACCATATATACCAAGAATCGGGAAAAAGATCACGATAGTTTTTGGTGAGCCAATAGATTTGAAAGAAATTCTAGAAGGAATGAAGAAACATAATTTAAATCCAGTAAgtaaatttcatttttcatctttttatatatttcatatattCATGTTTTATAAGAGCCTGTATTAAAAGGTGACATGCAATCTGGCCATTGATGACATGCAATCTGGCCATTGATGACATGCAATCTGGCCATTGATGACATGCAATCTGGCCATTGATGACATGCAATCTGGCCATTGATGACATGCAATCTGGCCATTGATGACATGCAATCTGGCCATTGATGACATGCAATCTGGCCATTGGCCACAAGTTGTAATGTTGCTATTTTGTTTTTGAATAAAAcactatataataatagtataaagtataaaaaaaaatgtatataataaaaaatcatATATGTCCCATATTGGGAAGTGCTACACTTGTTACCTTTTATACACTTATCATTTCTGTTTTACTATTTTAGGTGGCAATACGAAAAAAATTAACAGATATAATCGAAGAGGAGATGAAGCCGCTAAAAATACAGGCAGAAGCGTTACATGACAGTTTACTGCTAAAATAACATTACGTAATGCTGAATATGCAATCAATATAGctcataaaatgaataaattacacCATTTTGATGTCTTGAATTGGTATGGCCCTGTAATGTTAATCCAAATAAGAAGACCAAATAGACTTAGAAAATATAAACGTTACAGTACAGACTTGAATACAAGCCCACCATGGTAACTAGCCCACCATGGTAACTAGCCCACCCTGGGTAATTGTACGTGTGAAACTACCTCTATTGTGAATTAAGAAGTTAACTCTGTCATCTCTCAGTGGAGTAAAGAAATGTATAACAATTGCATctgaaattgataataaaaatgtctatttttatagtatttgaAGATTTGCACAAGAAAAAAGATATATAAAGTTGATACTATTTTATTCTGGTTTTCATctttaaaacttaatttaatttctacAATAATTGAATACTGTTAAATTATTACTCTGTCGTCTTTTTCCACAAAAGGcagtaataaataaacatttaaataactaaaaataaaactgtattattgaaagaaaataaatgttattgttgataaatgtattgtataagatttattattattattgttttttaattaaatttgttttcaataaaaatttgaaacgaaaaaatattttattgtattttatttataaatgtttattgtaaaagattaattattgataatgtttttaaataatttttttagaatttttgtcaaaaatttttctaataaaataaattacttgccattatattggttttttttatttgtcttaTTTACAGTGtacatatatttttatcatGATTTTACCAATAGTAGtatcgaaaaataaattaatatttctattaaaaaaaataactttcgaaactaaaataaaatgtgGACATTAATTCATGAGACATAAACATGTACCCTATTCACGAAATGTTGTTGTCCTCGAATTTCACACGTAAAATACGCGCGAGACTGATGTTACAAAATTATGACTATAacgataattaaaattatttttttatcacatttgTGCCTCCACTGATAAAAATTGAAAGGCTTCCGatcaacagtaggcctatacagaataataatttaatagagCGGAAAATATCATGGGTAATATCTGTAATATCTGGGCACAGTGCTAGACGTATAACTGTGAAGATATTGAAATTCccaaatgaatattaaattaatatgaatCCCATGAAAAATAGATATAAGATCAATATGTTTTAGCTACCTCTTACTAGTAGTAGACCATGTCTCATACGATGTGTTTAAAAGAAATCTTTAACATGAAAAGGTGGTCGTTTTAAGTGGTCCTATAATAGAAACagacattaattttttttcgcTATTATCGAACGAAAAATTATGTTAAACAGTTACCGTATAGTTTGACGTAATGAATTGGATTAAAACAAACCGATGTTATCAGCATGGcaattttaattgattaataatttattacaataGACGTACATAAAGTTCAGAAACTTTTTAATGAAACTTTTAtaactttataataaaaaatatataaaaaacatacgcACGTATAAGGAAACCCACCTTTTGTTTGGTTTTATAAACGCAACGTGTAGTAAGAGGGCGCCAGATAACACGCTACGTAGGAAGTGGCAAGAGGCGTCCTTTTCCGAGCCCGCTCTTCGTAAGCGCAGTTGTTTAGCAGAAGAACCCATGATTAATTTGTTTTGGCATAAAGTTTGAAAGGTAGtacttatatatattattggGGTAGTGACATGTATGTTTCAATATGTTAACTGGAACAACGTACAACACACAATGTGTGTTGTTAGGGAGATAGACGTCTGTGATTAAATTACAGAGTGCTAAATACATGATGGCCGTGCGGCGCAAACGCCACACTCTATAAAACGCCAACGCTGTACGGTTGTGTTTGCGTCCCTTTGAGCGAGTCACTGCGCACTGGGTCATGATTATTTTAGCTAACATGGGTAGAAAGGAGTGGGCCTAGACTATTTTTTAGTCGCCgatattttataacataaacCACCTGTATTACTACAATGTTCACTGGTGGAAATCAGACACATAACCCATGATAGTTAACGATAATTTACTTGTTTTAACAACGGCGAATGTGGATAATTGAATCCATCCCCGCCGCTTGTCGAGATCTCCCAGAGTGTTTCGTCATCAAAAAGTTCAAATAATCATTCCTATCGCAACATACGACTCGAtgcaatacataataattaatattattttctaaaCACTTCCGAATTTAATTCCACTGAAAATGTGTTTCTTGTATTTATATAAAAGCaaataaatgttgaaattgtatattattaatgattattaaaaacagTGATCAAgctaagcctaggcctactgtagctagACAGGTTTCCCTTCTTTCTAGCTAGCtagttactaggcctagactggCTAAGCCAATATAAGAAATATGAAGAAAAATGAATTGTTGAAATTGCAGATTGGAATAAGTGTGCATCTGGATGTGCTAtaaaattattgatgaaataaaaatctaatacagtataaattgtACCACCAAATAGATTATTTGCACATATTATATTCCGAAATATATAAAAGAAGGCGTTGGTCATGGAATaacttattaaattataattatacctAGTCTTACTACTCTGATTTTATGTCAATGATTAAATTGTTCATGTGGTGTAGGAATATGccctttttttgttgtttattaccCAGTGTGCCATACATATGCCAACGCTCCCATTTTAGCTGCGAGACTGCCACATTTTGGACTTGTATCCCGGCCTAAGATTATTCTTCCTCCCGTTTATCCACATTTTCTTTCGTATTACAACAAGGCCTACAGAGTCAGTCTATATTATTGTGAATCCGCAACTTTCAATTCTcgttgttttacattgtagggTTGGTGCACAATAACTGTTACAAAATGCAGTACATTCAGAATGATATGCTGAGGGCGTGGGTTGTAGAACATTTGAAAAAGACTATTTTTATGAAGGTAaagtattattactgtattatcatcctcaataaataaatgtcagcCGGACTCATTGGGTTAAAGCAGATTCgtaaatgaaa
This DNA window, taken from Antedon mediterranea chromosome 9, ecAntMedi1.1, whole genome shotgun sequence, encodes the following:
- the LOC140058666 gene encoding tafazzin-like — its product is MPLKPGQWRYPSKPGFVWKFGTAATHFGVATLCKVWLNWLNTLKTVNLTALNKAIKHRPHDIPLITVSNHTSCLDDPLLWGCMDYKDLRNRKKTRWGLPANELCFETTRHTYFFHMGKGLPTIRGDGVYQKALDFGIERLNCGEWLHFFAEGKVNMTREFIRLKWGVGRAIMECNKAPIVLPFWHQGMENILPNRAPYIPRIGKKITIVFGEPIDLKEILEGMKKHNLNPVAIRKKLTDIIEEEMKPLKIQAEALHDSLLLK